The Fervidicoccus fontis Kam940 DNA window AAAAATTTTGAAGATGTTAAGAAAATACTTGAAAAATATGAAATAGCTTATTCAGTCATCGGGACTTTAAACAATTCCGGAATATTATCAATATATTATTATGAAAATAAAGTCGCAGAAGTGCCGGCTAAAGAGCTTGCAAGACCAAAAAGCATTAAGAGGGAATCTAAGCCTTCTGATACGTCGCTTCTTGGGCTCTATCCTGTTCAGAATATCGATGATACAGACTTGGAAGGATCTATATTGAAGCTGATTTCATCTTTGAATATAGCATCAAAGAGGTGGATTTACGAACAGTATGATCATGAAGTTGGAATAAGAACCGTAATTAAACCTGGGTATGGAGATGCCGCAGTCCTCAGGTTAGGACCAGGAGATAAAAGGGGGTTTGCTGTAAAAGGAGATGGAAATCCTAGATATACTTTTTTAGATCCTTTTAAAGGTTCAGCGAACATAGTAGCAGAAAACTATAGAAATCTTACCGCAGTAGGAGCTGAGCCTTTAGCTATAGTAGATGAGCTTAATGCGGGAAACCCAGAAAAACCCGATCACTATTGGTACTTTGAAAAGATGATAAAAGGAGTTTCCTGGATGAGTGAACAATTAAACCTTCCTGTTGTAGGGGGAAAAGTCAGCTTCTATAATGAAGATTCTAAGGGGAAGATGATTAAACCGACTACTACTATTATTGGAATAGGAAGAATTGATGACGTATCTATTGCTAAAACTTTAGATTTCAAAGAAGCTGGATCTATTATCGCAATAGTTGGGGAAACTCTTCCTGAAATTGGAGGCAGCGAGTATTTGTATGCAATTCATGGAAAAGAGTTCGGTGAAATTCCTTATCCTAGACCCTTAGCAGAAGTTAAAGCTGGAAGCTTTGTGAGAGAGCTCATAAAAAGAAATATTCCTCTTGCAGTACATGATATAGGCTCAGGCGGAATTTCTGTAGCTATTATGGAAATGAGCATTTCAGGAAAAATCGGTGCAACCGTCGATTTATCCTTAGTGCCGAATAGGGGTTGCAAGACTTTGACAGAGGTATTGTTTTCGGAAAGCGGAGCCAGATACATCCTGGAAATACCGAGGGAGATGAAAGATACTGTCATACAAATAGCAAGGACATTTAAGGTTGACCTATCGTTTATTGGGATGGTCTCAGACAATAATAGAATTGAGTTTAAAAATGGGGACAGAACAGTTGCTTCACTAAGCTTACAAGACGCGGAAAAAGTTTACGAGAACAGCCTGCAGGAGAATTTGGGGTAATGTTGATGTGCGGAATAAGCGCATTTTTAGATGAAGCTACATTTAAAGAAGCGATTGAAGAGATCGCGATGATGCTTTATAGCTTACAGCATAGAGGCCAGGAAGCTTTTGGTATATCAGTTTTAAGCAAAGACAGAAAATTCCTCGTTATGCGATCTAGGCATCAGCTTTTCTCCCTGTTTTTAAAATCGTGGAAAAAGGAGCTGATAGAGAAAAAAGTGATCGGTGGAATAGGCCATGTCAGGTATTCCACCACAGGAAGTTACAGTGCACCAAGCCAACCGGTTTTGCTTGAATCTAACGATATAAAATTTAGCTTAGCTTTCAACGGAACAATTGCAAATTATAAAGAGCTTGATTCAAAGCTAGCAAGAAGAAAAGGTGAATACAGGATCTCCCCTAAAATTAAGAATAACGATTCTATAACTTTAGCCAACGTCCTTTATTCTCTGTACATTGACAATGAAAAAGACATAGTGGAAGCGTTAAGATATCTCCCCAACTATGTAATAGGAGGATACAGTATTGTTGTTGAAACCAACGAGCCTAGAATTGTTATCGCAAAGGATCCTTATGGATTTAGGCCTCTTTCGTACTCTTACGAGTCCGGTTTTTATGCAGCATCAGAGAATCCTGCACTTGAGCTTATAGGAAAGAAGTCTTGGAAGGAAGTTCTTCCTGGGGAAATAGTCTCTTATGATGGAGGAAAACTTGAAAGAATATATAGCGAAAGAAAAGTCGAGCCTTCGCCATGTTTATTTGAATACGTTTACTTTAGCAGATCCGACTCCGTTTTCAATGGAATAAGCATATATGATGCGAGAATTAATATGGGCAGATATCTTGCAGAATATGCTCCTGTAGATGGAGATGTAGTAATACCTGTACCTGATAGCGGCAGAGTGATAGCACTGGGTTATAGCAAAGCATCAGGGATCCCGATAGAAGAAGGCATAGTTGTTAATAAATACCTCGGAAGGGGATTCATCACTCCCCCGTTTCAAAGACCACTCGTTACTAAAATAAAGTACAATATTGTTGAGGAGGCTGTAAGAGGGAAGGAAGTTGTCTTGATAGATGATTCGATAGTAAGGGGCACTACAATGAGCGATCTTGTACCAAAGCTTAAATTAAAAGGCGCAAAAAAAGTGCATATAAGAATAGGCTCACCTCCTTATAAATGCCCATGCTATATGGGGATAGACGTTCCTACAAAGAGTGAAGTAATTGCTAAAAACGACGAAAAAGTGATCGCGAAAATGATTGGTGCCGACTCTCTCATATACAACTCACTAGATAATCTAATAAAAGCTGTACCGCTGAGAAACCTTTGTCATGCATGTTTTTCATGCAAATATCCTTTTTCTGAGAAGAGCTCATGTGAATATATAAAAATGTTGATAGATAGAGGAGGGAGAAATGAGATATAAAGATGCAGGAGTAGACCTGCAGAAGCATAACAATATTCACGAGATTGCGAAAATGCATGTTTTTAAGCTCAGCAATGAGCTGGGATCTATCATAGGAGGAGTAGGAGGATATTCACCTTACATGAGAATATTCGGAAGAGAATTAACTCTGCATGTAGACGGTGTTGGGACAAAGGTCCAAATACTGAGTAAGTTTAAAAAGCTCGATGTTGCAGGATGGGACTGCATAGCCATGAATGCAAATGATATGGCTTGCGAAGGTTTTAGGACGTTGGCATTTTCTGACTACATAGCGATGGATAGCGCAGACGAAGAGGGTTTTGAGGAGATAATTAAGGGAATGATAGATGCGTTGAGAAAAGTTAAGGCGCCTCTCCTTTCTGGAGAGACTGCTATAATGCCTGGAATCGTGAGCGGCAAGGATGTTGTATGCTTTGCTTTAGGGTCAAGAGAAATTGAATTCAAAAACAAAGCGAAGGAGGGAGATGTTGTTGTTGGAGTAGAGAGCAACGGATTGCATTCAAATGGCTACAGCTTAGTCAGAAAAGTAGTCGAAGAAAAAATTGGAGGTTATGATAGAGAAATAGAAGGTTTGGACTTAAAAGTTGAGCTCACAAAGCCAACATTTCTGTATTATAACCTCATCATTGAATCCATAAAAAAAGATCTAATTAACAGTGCAGCGCATGTGACTGGAGGGGGATGGAAGAAGCTTAAAAGAGTCTTAGGAGAAGTGTTAGATATGAACCTCTCTCCGCCCCCTCCTCCTCAGATATTTGAGGTTTTACTGAAATACGGGGAAATACCTATTGAAGAAGCATATAGCGTTTTCAATATGGGAGTCGGTTTAGTTTTTACTACTGAGAAAGAAAGCTTAGAAGAATTAATTGAGCTTATAGAAAGACACAGCTTTCGCCCAGTTATTTTGGGCGAGGTTTCCAAAGGCTCAGGACTTTTAAAAATAGAGGCGAATAAATATGGGAAGAATTTCGTCTTATGAAATTGAAAGAATAATAAAAAATAGTGGGAAAATAAGCGTATCTGCGGTAGCAAGCCATTCTGCACTGGATGTTTTCGATGGGGCTCACGATGAAGGGTTCAAAACGATTGCTATATGTCAAAAAGGTAGGGAGAAAACATATGAAAGGTTCATCTCCGTAATAAGTGAAGTTATTATATTAGAAAAATTCTCCGACATCGTAAAAAAAGAACACCAAAAGAAGCTTCAAGAAAAAAACTCGATATTTGTGCCGAACAGGAGCTTTTCTGTATATGTGGGGTATGATAAGATAGAAGAAGAATTTGAAATCCCAATTTTCGGTAATAGATTTATGCTCAGGTATGAGGAAAGAACTGGCGAAAAGAACTACTATAAACTTCTAGATAAAGCAGGAATAAGAAGGCCGAAAACTTTCGCCAATCCTGATGAAATTGATAGACCTGTAATTGTAAAAATGCTACATGCGGTTAAGAAGGTAGAAAGGGGATTCTTTATAGCTATTGACAGAGAGGACTTCTACAGAAAATTCAATAGGCTTGTTAACGACGGCATAGTCAATAAAGAGGATATAAACCATGCGTCCATAGAAGAGCTCGTCATTGGGTCACACTTCAATGTAAACTACTTCAATTCTATAGCATTTAATAGGAACGAAATAATCAGCATAGATAGAAGAATACAAACGGATCTAGACGGCTTTCTCAGGCTCCCTGCAGATATACAGCTTGATTTAAAGGAATTTATAGACGTTGAAATGATTGAAATAGGTCACGAACCTGTGACCATAAGAGAAAGCATGCTTGAGAAGCTTTTTGAAATCGGAGATAAATTTGTTGAAGCTTCAAGAGAAATTGAGTCTCCTGGAATAATAGGTCCTTACACATTGCAACTTATAGTTACGAAAAACCTTGAGCCTATAGTATTTGATGTCGCCACAAGAATCGGAGGGGGGACAAATGCATACATGGGAATTGGCAGTCAATATAGTAAGCTTTACTTTGGCAAGCCAATAAGCCTCGGCAGGAGGATCTCGATTGAATTAAAAGAATGCTTAACCAAAGGTTGTCTGGAAGAAATTCTTACTTGAGGTGAGAGAGATGAATAAAGATGTTATTTGCGTATTTGATTGGAGGTACGGATCTGATGAAATGAGAGAGATATTTTCTCTGAAGAATATTGTAAAGACATATATAAAAGTGGAAAATGCTCTTATGAACGGACTTATAGATGCAGGATTTGCCCCTCCAGCTTGCAGAGACTCAGTAGTTAAATGTGGGGGCAATATATCTCCAGAGGAAGTATATGAAAAAGAAAAAGTCCTTGGGCACGATATTGCATCCCTCACATATATACTTGGAGAAGTTTGCGGAGAGTGCGGGAAATACGTTCATTTGGGCGCTACAAGCTACGATATTGTCGATACTACATGGTCCCTACTAATAAAACAAGCTGATGATGTACTGATATCAAAGCTTAAGAAGATCATTGAAAAGCTTATTGAATTGGCAAAGAACTACGCCAACTATGTAGAGCCAGGCAGAACTCATGGGCAACATGCAGATCCTATAACTTTCGGATTCAAATTTGCAAATTACATATATGAGCTGACAAGGAGCCTGGAAAGGATTAAGGATGCGGAAAAAAGGACTGTGAAAATTAAAATGTCAGGTGCAGTTGGAACGATGGCTGCCTGGAATGGAAAAGGGCTGGAAATTGAAGAAAGCGTAAGCAAGCAATTAAACATTGAACCTCATCTAATAAGCACGCAGGTTGCTCCAAGAGATGGATTGGCAGAAGTTATTTCTTCTCTCGCTATTCTCGCCTCCCAACTAGACAGATTTGCCTTAGAAGTGAGGGAGCTTTCAAGAACTGAAATAAATGAAATGTATGAGTACGCTGAGAGAATAGGCAGCAGTACAATGCCTCACAAAAGAAACCCTGTCACTGCAGAAAGAATATCGGGTCTTGCAAAAATAATGAGAGCATTTGTGATTTCCACTCTTGAAAACATCCCTCTGATGCATGAAAGAGATCTAACCAATAGCTCAAGTGAAAGGGTAATTCTTCCTCACGCATACTTAACTATGGACCAAATGATGGATGACATGATTAAGCTTCTAAATACCTTATATATAAATACTGAAGCCGCTAAAAAGAACTTAGAAATTACTAAAGGAGCAACATTGAGCGAAAAACTTATGCTCCTTTTAGTTGAAAGGGGATTTGCAAGGCATGAAGCTCACAAAAAAGTCATGCAGATATCTAGAGCGCTGAAAGAAGGAGAGAGCTTAATAGATGCTGCGCTAAGAGATGAAGATATTTCCAAGTTATTTACTAGAGAAGAGCTGGAAAGAGAGCTGAAGCCCGAAAAATATCTTGGAAACTATAGGGAGCTCATCGAAAGAACCATAAGTTATGCAGAAAAGAGGCTTCATGAGTTATGAGTGTAAAAAGCTTAATCGAAAAATACGACCTTGAAAACCTTACTATTGCTACTTTGGCAAGCCATTCCTCTCTCCAAATAGTCCACGGAGCGAAAAAGGAGGGATTTAAGACAGCGCTTATTACGCTCCATGATAGAGAGCATTTTTATAGAAATTTCGAAAACCTCATTGACCACCTGATTGTTGTGAACAGCTGGAATGAAATTTGTACTGAAAAAGTAGAAAAAAAGCTGGAAAGCTTAAATTCTATTTTTGTCCCTCACGGAAGCCTTGTGGAATATGTTGGAATTAAATGTGCCGAGTCCTTCAAGATTCCTTATTTTGGGACGAGGAAAATGTTTAGAATTGAAGCCGATCAGTACAAGAAGATGTCCCTTTTATATCAAGCAGGCATCCCAATTCCCAAGGAATATTCTCTTGAAGATGATATAGAAAAGCCCGTGATCGTAAAATTGCCAGGAGCCAAAGGCGGAAAAGGTTACTTTATAGCAACATCGAAAAAAGACATAAAAGAAAAATTGAGCGATCTCAAAAAAAGTGGAATAATAGATGATGAGAAAAATGTGATAATTCAAGAATACGTAATAGGAACCCCTGCTTACTTTCATTACTTTTATAGTCCAATAAAGAACAGAATTGAAATACTAGGTGCAGATATAAGATATGAGAGCAATATTGATGGACTGAAGAGGCTACCATCCGAATTTGGTATTACAAACTTTATTGAGCCTTCATTTGTAGTTGTCGGCAATCTGCCAATGGTTCTGAGAGAAAGCTTGCTCCCTAAAGTATTAGATTACGGGGAGAGGTTTGTAAAAGCATCAAAAACTGAAGCGCAACCTGGTATAATTGGACCATTCAGCATAGAAACCATAATAAGGGATGACCTAGAGATTATAGCTTTTGAGTTTTCAGGCAGGATCGTAGCTGGGACTAACTTATATATTAGCGGAAGTCCATATTCATGGCTTTACTTTAATGAAGAAATGAGCATGGGAAGGAGGATTGCTAGAGAAATAAAAATGGCTAAAGAAAATAACAGCTTGGAACTGGTATTAACCTAATCATTTTTTTAAAGATTTCTCTCTTTCTACATTTTTTTAAATATATCATACCTCTCCAGATACTCATCATCAAAACAAAGTAATTTCTATAAGCATTTTCATGAAATAACACGTCAATCTCAAGTCTAGGCCTTAACTCTGAGAACTCACCTGAGTAGCCAATAGTTAGCCACTAATTCTCTTGGCTATGGGACCTGTGATAGGCAGAACCCAAAACGCTGTTGAGGAAATTTCAAATATTTTGAAGTTATCTGAAAAACATATTCTTTATTCGGGGGTTCAGGTTTTATATAAGTTCATAGATCAATATTATCCCCTCATCTCCATTCCCCTGCATCCCGATCCCGATTGGTTCTACATGTGGCTTAGAGGCTTCCGAGAGCAAGGTATTTGAGGAATATATTTTCTAGCTCAAATCAGATAATCAATATCAGCCCCTATAAACCTTTATGAAACTCAAAACACTTTGTCTAGGCTATCTTTTCTTTTAATTTCTCATCAGTTATTCTTATCGCGCTCCATAGCTGGAGAGATCAATCCGTTGGTGCTCTCCTTCCTGCTTCCATTATTTTCTTAACATCATTTTCAGGAACTTTCTTGTCTATGTATTTTCTTATCGACCTTCTAGAAAGAATTGCATTAAAAACTTCTTCAGAAATCTTCCTAACCAAGTAGAAAATTAAAGACTAGGTTTATATGTTTCTCTCGTGAACAAAATTGATGCTAAAATTCCAAATAATGAAACTCCTATGCTGACAATTATCATAGAACTGATGCTTAAAAAACCTGAGATGGTCTGCAATATAGCAATGCCGAAAAAGACCTGAACATTAAACATTGCTGTAGCTGTTCCTGAGTATTTTGATTGAACTTCTTCTCTTGCCATAACAGGAGCTACTATTTGTAAAGCTATTGAAAGTCCAAGAGATATCATTGAAGCATAGAGCAAAATACTATTGTGTAAGTAAAATGAAATATAAATTAAAAACCATCCAATAAGTGAAGAGAGCGGAGTGGAGATTAAAATTGGCTTTCTCCTCTTTATAACATTATCGCTTATAAAGCCTACTATAGGAGAGAAAATAGTAGCCGTTATAGCAATTATCATAAGCATAATGCTTGCCTTTCCTATACTGAACCCAAACATTTCAGTTAGGTTCCTTTGACCCCATGTGGCTTGATATGCGATGCTAGTGCCATATCCGGCTAAAGCGGCTATTCCGACACCCCATATGTGCTTTTCTGAAGCTATTTTCTTCATTTCGGCAAATCTTTCTCTTAGCTTAGAAGTTTTTTCTATGCTTCCTACATCACTCGATTTTTTAAAAACTAAGTAAGAAAGCAAGGAAGATATAGAGGCCAATATTAAAAGTGTTGTTGTGTAGCCGAACCTCTGAAGAAAAATCCTTAATGGATAAGTCGAGACTATTGTACTGAAGTTCCCAATCATTATTGCGAAAGAGGTTAATTTTGCTTGCATCGATTTGCTAAAATATAGAGAAGATGATCTCATATAAGAAAGAAATGCGACAGCTGCCGCAAAGCCTATTAAAGTCCTTCCTACAATTAGGCCAAACTCATTTTTTAAAAGCATAAGGATAGTACCCAATGAAAGTACTGCAAGCATGGTGGCACCTATTCTCTTAACTCCATAAGAGTCTAATAGTGGACCGGTTATAAGCTGGGAGGTTGCATATGCATAAAAGTATGCTGAAGACATTGTAGATAGAAGAATATTGGCATTTATGCCATAATATCGAGAAAATTCATCAACTTCAGGCTTCATAATACCAGTCATTGTCCTGTGAAAATATACTAGGGCATATGCAATCAATAAAATGATCATTATCGAATAATAACTGTTATTCGACCCCTTTGCAGTCAATTCAATCACTAATCTTTTTATTGATTAGAGTAGGTGTAAACTATTTTTTAATTTTCTTGTATTTATTTTTTAAATTATAATTCAATTCTTTTGGTACTTTCATCCGAAGAAGCCTTCTATATATCTTTTATATTTTTATAAAAATATATAAATTCTATAAATTTATGCAAAAAAGTATAAAAATAGCCAATTAAGAATAAAAAGTATAGAAATGGGGGAAGTGTATAAATTGTCAAATGCTTTCAGTGAACTTGATAGGGCAAAGCTGAGCTGGGGACACATAAAGGTAATGATCGTTTCTGGCTTAGGCTTTTTTACAGATGCCTACGACCTTTTTGTAATTGGAATAGTTCTCATGCTTCTATCTGGACCGTATCAAACTTCATTCCACTTATCAGGGCATGAGATCGGGGCTGTTGGTGCATCATCACTTGCTTTTGCAATGATAGGACAACTTCTTTTTGGGAAGATCGCCGATAAATATGGTAGAAAAAAAATATATGGAATTGAGCTTTCTATTTTGATAATTGGAGCGCTACTGAGTGCAATATCATGGAATTTCGAGTCACTTTTAATCTCAAGGATTTTTTTGGGTATAGGAATTGGGGGAGACTACCCAGTAAGTGCAACTATAATGAGCGAATATGCAAATGCCAAAGATAGAGGGAAGCTTGTAGGATTGGTATTCGCCATGCAGGGCTTTGGAGCAATAACAGCTGTGGTAGCTTCTGTAATATTGGTTTCTTATCTTCCTGCTGAAATTACTTGGAGAGCACTCTTAGCTATCGGAGCAATCCCTCCACTCTCGGTCGTCTATCTAAGAAGAAAAGTACCTGAAACTCCGAGGTATGCATTGCTCGTATCAAACAATCAAGAAGAGGCTAAAAAGGCATCCAAAATCATTATAGGGAAAGAGATAAGATTTAATGTAGGTAACAACGGCATAAATCACTTAACGTTCAGAGAGTTTTTGGAAAAATACTGGAAGTCTTTGTTTATAGCTTCTTTTGCTTGGTTTCTAATGGACATAGCTTTCTACGGAACGGGCATTTACTCATCTTTTATCGTCCCCCAAATGATTTCTGTAGACTCAATACATATGAAAATCTTAATATCGGGAATACCATACTTCGTTGGCGCCTTTGGATACTTCTTTGCAGCCTTCCTAATGGATTCACTAGGAAGGAAGAGGATACAAATACAGGGCTTTATAGCAATGGCCGCAATTTATCTAATCGTTGCACTATCTCTTGTTAGTAATGGGAAAGACGTATTGGGATTCTATGTACCTAAATATTTAGCATTTCTGATATACAGTCTTTCATTTTTCTTTATAAACTTCGGACCAAATGAAACAACATTCGTATTTCCAACAGAGCTTTTCCCAACGAAATATAGATCTACATCGCATGGAATTGCTGCAGCTACGGGAAAGGCTGGAGCGGCATTAAGTACATATTTATTCCCATTAGCTTTGGAATCTATAGGTATCAGGGGAGTTTTGTTTATACTGTCAGGAGTGTCAATGCTTGGAGCGATTATATCAATATGGCTAAAAGAACCTGCTGGCAAATCGCTTGAAGAAATTACGGAAGAGAAAGTTGCGATCGAAGTTCCAATTTCTGTTCCTCATCCATATTCTAACTAAAAAATCTTTATTTTATCTCATCAACATCAAAATATAAACTTTTATGAAACCCGAAACTGTTTGTCTAGGCTAAGGACAGAAAGAAGAAGGATGAGACAATAAGGTTTCGTATAAAAATAACCTTTATGAAAATTTTAAGTAAAGTAGTAATTAGCAAAAAATACGCTCTTAATAGACCCTATTTGAACGAAAATTCTTTTAGTTAAAAATAACAAAATTAGTAAAAATAGAATTGGTGTAAATTATGGGTATTTTTACTTTTGAAAAAGAGTATAATAAAAATGTTAGTCTGAGCGAAATTTTAGATAAGTTTTCCAACTACTTAAAAAATAACGGATGGCAAGTTCAACAAAAAACCGGAGTAGATAAAGCTATCCTTCAAGCGAGAAAGGGGGGGATATTGAGAGATCTATTTGCTGCAGGAAGGGCGCTTACTTTCACTTTTGAGCAAGAGCCTGAGAAACTGAGAGTTAAAGTTGGAATTGGAAATTGGATCCAGAATATAGCTATAACAACAATTGAAACATTATTTTTGAGCTCACTTTTCTTACTAGTAGATATTCCGGAAATGCTTTGGAACAAACATATAGAAGAAGAGATTTTAAAAGAATTAGACAAAATAATTAACAATGCATAAAATTGAAGTGACGTAGTTGAAAATGTCCGAGCAGATTAGAATAGAGGGAGTAAGCATAAAATTATCTGAAAATAAGCCAGGAATTTACAAAATAACGATTTTTATAAAAAACGTTGGGGAAGTTAAAGCTGATATAAATAGCGCATATGTTTTCAACATCTATGGAAACGTATTTTGCTCTGAAATTTTAAACATTAGCCTTCAGCCTGGCGAAGTGAATACTATATCATTAGAGTGCAAGCTTGAAGAAAGAGCTCCTTATTTCGCAAAAGTAGCAACAAAAAAGGGACAGGAATCTCTTTACTCATTTAATATCTAGATATTTTCCTATTTTCCGTATTCCTTTTAACAGCTTCTCTCCTTCTAGTCATAAAGAACAAGGTTAGAAAGATTATCATTAAAGCAAAAGCAAGATTTATGCCAAAAAACTCTATTCCAAAATACTCTTTTGTCCAGCTCAAAGATTCGTAAAGAAGCTGAAGCTCTATAACTAAAGTTATCCCGCCAAACAAATAAACAAAGACCCTTCCTATATTTCCAGAGCTGGAATTTGATAACATATTAAATCTCTTTGAAATAAATCTCAGCATAGAATTTGTGGTGACTATGAAAGCCAACAGCACAAGAGAAGATCCTAATACTCCTATTATTACCCGTATAATTATTTCTATAGAAAATGATAAATTAATATGTTGAAATATTAAGGAGAACATATCGCTAAGATATGAAACCAACAAAACAATTGCTACAAATCTCGTTAGTATCGCAAAAGTCCCAACAAGCGTCTCAATGCTGCTGAAATATAGCTTAGAAATTCCATCTAAGGCCTTTCTCGTATTAAGAGGAATGAACGAAATAAGTTTTAATGCAAAGGTATCAATTCTTGAAGATATAGCTCCACTTACAATTAAAGTCGACATAACCGCTATAGTTGATATGCCAACCATTTGACTTGCAAGCATTCCAGATGATGCCAACGTATCTGCAAATATAATTCCGCTTTCTGCTATAGGGAAAAGGGTTAATGAGATGAGTGAGGCATTTTCAGGAGTCACTCCACCTAGAATCCCACCGATAAACAAACCGATCATTCTTATTGGTACTGCCAGCATCCCTAAAATGATTCCATACTTTATTACTTTTATACTATTGAAAAGACCTATATCTGCTCCTAGAGAAGAGAAGTAAAATAACATACCAATCTCTTTCATCCCTACAAGCATGTCAGCTATCTCCCCCGCACCTAAAGTTGATGAAAAGGCGAGGCCCGAGATGAATGCGCCAAATAACGGAGGGAGACCGAAGTATTGAGAGATAGATACATATCCGAGAGCTATAGCGAGAGATAGAATAAACTTATTGGTTTTTTCCTGCACCAATGCAGAGCTGCTCAAAATCCTGAGTATTAAATAAGCAGAAGCAAACATAATTAGAGAAAGAGCTGCAATCTTTAAGAAAAGCTGGAACCCGCTAATTATCCCAACATTAGAACTGCTGAATGAAAAAAGTATTGAGAATAAACTGAACTGTACAATATCTTCCATGCTGAACTGCAAAGTAGCAATCTGCTTAATTTTTGTCCCCAATCTTCCTCTATCACTGGATATAAGATAGAAAGTGACCATAGAGCAGTTTACAAGGAGAAGAAAAGTAAAAAGCCTTTCAATTTGAGAAAAGCCCAAAGTAAAAGAAACGATGCTGCTCAGAGTCCAAATGAACGTTATAGATACTAATTCTATAGCTACAA harbors:
- a CDS encoding MFS transporter yields the protein MTAKGSNNSYYSIMIILLIAYALVYFHRTMTGIMKPEVDEFSRYYGINANILLSTMSSAYFYAYATSQLITGPLLDSYGVKRIGATMLAVLSLGTILMLLKNEFGLIVGRTLIGFAAAVAFLSYMRSSSLYFSKSMQAKLTSFAIMIGNFSTIVSTYPLRIFLQRFGYTTTLLILASISSLLSYLVFKKSSDVGSIEKTSKLRERFAEMKKIASEKHIWGVGIAALAGYGTSIAYQATWGQRNLTEMFGFSIGKASIMLMIIAITATIFSPIVGFISDNVIKRRKPILISTPLSSLIGWFLIYISFYLHNSILLYASMISLGLSIALQIVAPVMAREEVQSKYSGTATAMFNVQVFFGIAILQTISGFLSISSMIIVSIGVSLFGILASILFTRETYKPSL
- a CDS encoding nitroreductase family protein — its product is MVRKISEEVFNAILSRRSIRKYIDKKVPENDVKKIMEAGRRAPTD
- a CDS encoding cation:proton antiporter gives rise to the protein MDPLLSVLILLTVSGFIASTFQRFGFGRILGYIFGGIIIAYIALHFHISVDFSYTDALREIGLVLFFFEAGSSISISGLRASFSRVVAIELVSITFIWTLSSIVSFTLGFSQIERLFTFLLLVNCSMVTFYLISSDRGRLGTKIKQIATLQFSMEDIVQFSLFSILFSFSSSNVGIISGFQLFLKIAALSLIMFASAYLILRILSSSALVQEKTNKFILSLAIALGYVSISQYFGLPPLFGAFISGLAFSSTLGAGEIADMLVGMKEIGMLFYFSSLGADIGLFNSIKVIKYGIILGMLAVPIRMIGLFIGGILGGVTPENASLISLTLFPIAESGIIFADTLASSGMLASQMVGISTIAVMSTLIVSGAISSRIDTFALKLISFIPLNTRKALDGISKLYFSSIETLVGTFAILTRFVAIVLLVSYLSDMFSLIFQHINLSFSIEIIIRVIIGVLGSSLVLLAFIVTTNSMLRFISKRFNMLSNSSSGNIGRVFVYLFGGITLVIELQLLYESLSWTKEYFGIEFFGINLAFALMIIFLTLFFMTRRREAVKRNTENRKISRY
- a CDS encoding MFS transporter, whose protein sequence is MGEVYKLSNAFSELDRAKLSWGHIKVMIVSGLGFFTDAYDLFVIGIVLMLLSGPYQTSFHLSGHEIGAVGASSLAFAMIGQLLFGKIADKYGRKKIYGIELSILIIGALLSAISWNFESLLISRIFLGIGIGGDYPVSATIMSEYANAKDRGKLVGLVFAMQGFGAITAVVASVILVSYLPAEITWRALLAIGAIPPLSVVYLRRKVPETPRYALLVSNNQEEAKKASKIIIGKEIRFNVGNNGINHLTFREFLEKYWKSLFIASFAWFLMDIAFYGTGIYSSFIVPQMISVDSIHMKILISGIPYFVGAFGYFFAAFLMDSLGRKRIQIQGFIAMAAIYLIVALSLVSNGKDVLGFYVPKYLAFLIYSLSFFFINFGPNETTFVFPTELFPTKYRSTSHGIAAATGKAGAALSTYLFPLALESIGIRGVLFILSGVSMLGAIISIWLKEPAGKSLEEITEEKVAIEVPISVPHPYSN
- a CDS encoding formate--phosphoribosylaminoimidazolecarboxamide ligase; the protein is MSVKSLIEKYDLENLTIATLASHSSLQIVHGAKKEGFKTALITLHDREHFYRNFENLIDHLIVVNSWNEICTEKVEKKLESLNSIFVPHGSLVEYVGIKCAESFKIPYFGTRKMFRIEADQYKKMSLLYQAGIPIPKEYSLEDDIEKPVIVKLPGAKGGKGYFIATSKKDIKEKLSDLKKSGIIDDEKNVIIQEYVIGTPAYFHYFYSPIKNRIEILGADIRYESNIDGLKRLPSEFGITNFIEPSFVVVGNLPMVLRESLLPKVLDYGERFVKASKTEAQPGIIGPFSIETIIRDDLEIIAFEFSGRIVAGTNLYISGSPYSWLYFNEEMSMGRRIAREIKMAKENNSLELVLT